DNA from Thioclava sp. GXIMD2076:
AAAGAGCTCTTTCACATCCACTTCCGGCCGTGCACCGTAATGGGTGATCACCTCGCCCGCCGCCACACACCCCATCCGGCCGGCCTCCTCGAGCGACGCGCCCGTGGCGATACCATACAGGAACCCTGCCGCGAACTGGTCACCCGCGCCTGTCGCATCGACCGGCGTCACCGCTTTTACCGGCACTTCCACTGTCTCGTTGCCACGACGGATCACCACACCGGCCCCGCCGCGGGTGCAGACCACCAGCGCGCATTCCTGCGCGGCCTGCTCCAGCGCCGATGCCAGATCAGTCTCGTAGAGGGCTTCCCACTCATGCTCGTTGCCGATCACGAAATCCATCTCGTCGCGCACAAGGCGCCGGAAATCCTCGCGGTGACGGTTCACGCAGAAGGGGTCCGACAGCGCGATCCCTGCCTGCCCGCCCGTCCGGCGCGTTGCTTGCGCCGCCTTCAGGAACGCGGCCTTGCCCTTATCCTTGTCGAACAGATACCCCTCGAGGAACAGGTAGCGCGTGTTCTCGACGACGTCCAAGGGGACATCCTCGGCCGACAGCTCCGAGGAAATCCCGAGATAGGTATTCATCGAACGCTCGCCATCCGGCGTCACAAAGATCATCGAGCGCGAGCTGGGCAGTTCGCCCGCCTTCACCGGCGGATTGGGGAAATCGGTGCCCTCGGCCTTCAGTGCCGCCTCGTAGAACCGGCCCAGACCGTCATCACGCACCCGCCCGATAAAGGCCGATTTCAGCCCCAGATTACCGATGCCCGCAATCGTATTGCCCACCGAGCCGCCCGGGATCTGGTTGCGCTCGTCCATCGCGCCATAAAGCAGCTCCGCGCGATCGGTCTCGATCAGCTGCATGATCCCCTTCTCGATCGCCATATTGTCGAGAAACGCATCCTCGCAGCGGCTGATCACATCGACAATCGCATTGCCGATACCCACGACATCATATTTGCTCATAAGGTTTTCTCCTCGAACTGGCACAGGTCGCGTATCAGACAGGCACCACATTTCGGTTTACGCGCGACACAGATATAGCGTCCGTGAAGGATCAGCCAGTGATGCGCATGATGTTGATATTGCACGGGGACGTTATCCTCGATGGCGCGTTCGACCGCGTCCACGTCTTTGCCGGGGCAGATGCCCGAGCGGTTTCCGATGCGGAAAATATGCGTATCAACCGCCTGCGCGGGATAATGGAACCACATATTCAGCACCACATTCGCCGTCTTGCGCCCCACGCCGGGCAGCGATTGCAGCGCCGCCCGCGACGATGGCACCTCCCCGCCATATTCCTCGACCAGAATTCTGGCCGTCTTGATGACATTCTTGGCCTTCTGGCGGAACAGACCGATGGTCTTGATATGCTCGGTCAGCCCCTCCTCGCCCAGATCCAGCATCTTCTGCGGCGTATCGGCGATCGGGAAGAGGTGCCTTGTGGCCTTGTTCACCCCCGCATCCGTCGCCTGCGCCGAGAGCGCGACCGCCACCAGAAGCGTATAGGCATTCACATGGTCCAGCTCGCCCTTGGGCTCGGCCTCGGAAGCCTGGAAACGTGCGAAAACCTCGCACATTTCGTTATATCCAAACTGTTTGACGCTTTGTTTGCTCATGGTCCAGCTATGCCCAGATGAGCTCTCCATCGCAAGCCCATTCAGCGCTGTCTTCTTTCTAGTCAAACCCGGGAGCAACTCACGAAATCATCATTAACGTCATTTCCGTTAAGCAGATGTTATCCATCCTCGAAGCAGATTGAGGATGCGGGGCACAAATACGAGGAGGTGCAGATGGATATGGGCTATCCGATCTCGGCAATCATACGGGATCGCGACGAACAGGTCTGGACATTGCGGAGCGATTTTCAGCCGGAAAACATGCTGGAGATCCTGTTCGAGGGTGAGATCGCGGTGCTGCGCGACCCTGATGGTCAAGCGCTGGCCCGTGGTTATCTGACCGCCGATATCCCCGTTCTGCTCGAATCGACCTCGGGGACATTGCGCCTTGACCGGATCGAAATCGACGGACAGCTCTGTCTCTATATCCCCTCCGACGTGATGACACCCGGCATCCCCTACCGGGAGGCTTCCCAAAGCTCGAGCGGTGCGCGCGCCGCCTCGCCCGAAGAAATCTCAAACATGCCCTGCCTCGCGGGCGGCACATTGATTGCCACCGATGAAGGCCCCCAGCCCATCGACTGGCTGCGCCCCGGTGACCGTGTGCTGACCCGCGATAATGGCTACCAGCCGCTTCTCTGGCTTGGTCATCACACCATGCCGCGCCGTGCGCCATTGGCCACGCAGCTGATGTCCGTCTCCGCCGAACTGCTCGGCCCAAACCTGCCCGAGCGCGAGCTGGTGATGAGCCCGCGCACCGGTGTCCTGCTGGCGGGACCCGAACTGGAACTGTGGTTTGCAGAGGCCGAGATGCTGGCACAGGCCGATCATCTGGCGCCCCATAGCCCGCGCCTCGAAGGCCGCCGCATGGTCTATTCGCTCCTCTTTACCGCGCCCGAGCTGGTTCTGGCCGAGGGGATGTGGGTTGCGACCGTTCAGGCAGATTCCCCCTATATGTCGCTGATGCCGCCGCGCGTGCGCACCAGCCTTGCGCCGCAGCTGGCGCAATATCATGACCTGTCGGCCCGCGTCTGGCTCGCCGATTGGGAGGCAGAGATGTTCTGCAAGGACCGCCGCGCCCGTCAGGACCGGATCGCTGCCTGAATTTCACACAGGTTTCGGGTCGTGCTCCGGCGCGGCCCGATTTAATCTGGGCCAAACCGCAAAAGG
Protein-coding regions in this window:
- a CDS encoding adenosine kinase, which codes for MSKYDVVGIGNAIVDVISRCEDAFLDNMAIEKGIMQLIETDRAELLYGAMDERNQIPGGSVGNTIAGIGNLGLKSAFIGRVRDDGLGRFYEAALKAEGTDFPNPPVKAGELPSSRSMIFVTPDGERSMNTYLGISSELSAEDVPLDVVENTRYLFLEGYLFDKDKGKAAFLKAAQATRRTGGQAGIALSDPFCVNRHREDFRRLVRDEMDFVIGNEHEWEALYETDLASALEQAAQECALVVCTRGGAGVVIRRGNETVEVPVKAVTPVDATGAGDQFAAGFLYGIATGASLEEAGRMGCVAAGEVITHYGARPEVDVKELFAAAGI
- the nth gene encoding endonuclease III, with protein sequence MSKQSVKQFGYNEMCEVFARFQASEAEPKGELDHVNAYTLLVAVALSAQATDAGVNKATRHLFPIADTPQKMLDLGEEGLTEHIKTIGLFRQKAKNVIKTARILVEEYGGEVPSSRAALQSLPGVGRKTANVVLNMWFHYPAQAVDTHIFRIGNRSGICPGKDVDAVERAIEDNVPVQYQHHAHHWLILHGRYICVARKPKCGACLIRDLCQFEEKTL
- a CDS encoding Hint domain-containing protein is translated as MDMGYPISAIIRDRDEQVWTLRSDFQPENMLEILFEGEIAVLRDPDGQALARGYLTADIPVLLESTSGTLRLDRIEIDGQLCLYIPSDVMTPGIPYREASQSSSGARAASPEEISNMPCLAGGTLIATDEGPQPIDWLRPGDRVLTRDNGYQPLLWLGHHTMPRRAPLATQLMSVSAELLGPNLPERELVMSPRTGVLLAGPELELWFAEAEMLAQADHLAPHSPRLEGRRMVYSLLFTAPELVLAEGMWVATVQADSPYMSLMPPRVRTSLAPQLAQYHDLSARVWLADWEAEMFCKDRRARQDRIAA